One Bombus pascuorum chromosome 4, iyBomPasc1.1, whole genome shotgun sequence DNA segment encodes these proteins:
- the LOC132906280 gene encoding zwei Ig domain protein zig-8-like: MRTLLIILSTFLEIQLYFTGSRAEQQQSLRVSNELVSLNSSEDKSEDVVEGPIREVLAQSGSTANLPCKITEPGAGTITWMKRKNRRLLTVGTSTHSVDKRFVVMHSSTDWLLQIRAVTLQDEGIYECQVTSHPVQRNFVLLKITEAYSIIPGAPDLHVKQGSSLRLECQLKAAAESPLYVFWYRQGHMINYDEEPGVKVELTKNGSILMVNKTKPSHGGNYTCSPSNAKSAYVMVHVIEEEEKPAAMHGGDRRNLSPAILASNFLVSLLAAVSWRIPSFTSLYPT, encoded by the exons ATGAGAACGCTTCTGATCATACTGAGCACTTTCTTGGAAATACAACTTTATTTCACTG GGAGCCGGGCGGAGCAGCAACAATCGTTAAGGGTCAGCAACGAATTGGTGTCATTAAACAGCTCGGAGGATAAAAGCGAAGATGTCGTTGAAGGTCCCATCAGGGAAGTTCTTGCACAAAGCGGAAGCACCGCGAATTTGCCCTGCAAAATTACCGAACCTGGCGCTGGAACC ATTACATGGATGAAGCGTAAAAACAGACGATTGTTAACTGTTGGCACAAGTACCCACTCAGTCGACAAACGATTTGTCGTGATGCATTCGAGTACTGATTGGTTACTTCAAATACGAGCAGTTACTCTCCAGGACGAGGGTATATACGAATGTCAG GTTACGTCGCATCCAGTGCAACGGAATTTCGTGCTCTTGAAGATCACAGAAGCGTACTCGATCATACCAGGGGCGCCTGATTTACACGTGAAGCAAGGTTCCAGTCTTCGGTTGGAGTGTCAACTGAAGGCAGCTGCGGAATCGCCCCTCTACGTCTTCTGGTATCGTCAGGGACACATGATCAACTACGACGAGGAGCCAGGCGTGAAAGTTGAACTGACCAAGAACGGATCGATTCTAATGGTCAACAAAACGAAACCGTCGCACGGCGGTAATTATACGTGCTCACCGAGCAATGCTAAATCGGCTTACGTGATGGTTCACGTGATCGAAG AGGAAGAGAAACCGGCGGCAATGCACGGAGGAGACAGAAGGAACCTTAGTCCAGCAATTTTAGCGAGTAACTTTCTGGTGTCCCTCTTGGCGGCCGTCAGCTGGAGGATACCGAGTTTCACCAGCCTTTACCCGACATGA